Genomic segment of Mytilus edulis chromosome 12, xbMytEdul2.2, whole genome shotgun sequence:
TTCCATCTTTTAGTGAGCTTTACTTAGCCTTAACGTTTGTAAATCCCAAAATTTACAAAGGTATTTCAGACAATAATGTTAATGACTGTCGTAACTTGTTTAGCACTCGACAAGGACCAAAACTCGCATGATTGCTAATGTCTTATACTTTGACATGAAATTTATAGAAATGGGAAAGAGCAGCAGAACAACCATACGGACCTCTGATACTGGTGTGATTATTCTGTGTGTAGTACTACAAACAGATGACACATACAAGCGAGTTGTGGGTACATATGGTGAACCTACCCATTCACCAACTATGTGCTTGCTATTCCCCAACAATTTGCAAACTTCTGCCAGCTGTACATAATCTTACCGGATGCGCCACAAAACTTCGTCTCTATTTGGAGTAGGAAAGACTTTGATGGACACGCAAGATTATGTTAGCTTCGAGAGTACTGACAAAGATGAAGCCCTTGTTTGTGCAAGAAATTTAGTTTAATAGATGTTTTGTCACGTACTCGGTGTAGTGACTTCTGTGTATCGTACCAGAGTTTACCCTGGATATTGGAAGATGCACCGTGTCTTAGCTGTCTATCTTTTAAACTTCTTATGTTGGTCTATAGCACACACTACCAATGGGTGGGACGTGTTGCTGTCTTTGCACAGACCTTATCTGTCCAGCAGCAACCAGTGCTAACCTGTGCACTATTACTTTACTGTATACTTCCTATGCGCTGCTATTCTTGTGCACCACTATTCTGTGCACTTTCGGTCTGTCACGCCTGTGCACTGCTTAACCAGCACACcctgttttatgatttacttgtgCACTTGTTTACCTGTGCACTATAACCGtacaggtggcacggtagtatttgcattccataatttaggttgctcttttgtgtgcCCTACTTAGGTCAATGTTTCTGAACAGTGTTATTGAACAAAAagtacagtatcaactgaacattcTTTCCTAAACTGAgtgatgaatcaggtgtagaaaatatgaattaattttacatacaggtgaaaatgagtttttgagatttttttttaaattttgtattcactgcatgataaaagacctaaaagcactagtggccttaggtttttaaaaatagtaaaaaagtaaacggtcatgatacatattcaaatttatttctaaTTAGtataatgaaagtacttcagttaactgtgtaTGTATAATTTTTTGCAGTGCTAGAAAGTTGTGAAATCccaaaaaggctatcattatcccttatgggccaaaAAATACTACCGTGCCCCCTTACAGTCGCCTATGCACCTATTACCCGGTGCGTATATTCCACTTATATCTTCTTGCAACCTTATTCAGGTACTCAGATAGATTCTTATTCAGAAAtctaattaaggtggtacctaaatctttaactaaaatttatttggctcgtttaattttcttaaaattttgacaaagtatttactttgaccctttgacaaaaatataaaaaattcaataaatttgaaccaaccgttttatcagaaaaattacactggttatatagcagtttgacaaacaattattttgatcattgagaagcttaatatacCCTTATAGACACtgcgtcattaaaacgttctgctgagttatctccctgtagtgttaggtaccaccttaacttttATAAAGTGAAATAATAATCTTTTTCCTTCTTTACGGCGTCTGGATTATCCATCAAGCGACTCTTGGTCTGATAGCGCATTAGCTTATATACCAAGGTTTTGGACCATACCATTTACGTACGTTGGACgatacaagatatcttatttcTATGAgtatttatatattcataaacCCTATTGCTAAACGTGTGAATGACAGCCCTTATGTTTACAACTACTGATCGGAATATTTCCGGGTTTGCTCACCGTTACTGATTCTAAATATTATACATATCCATAGCAgtgcataaacaaaacaaaacccgAAAGTAGACAGCCGTACAATTTTCAAACTATACGAGTTCGATTAACAATGTTTCAGATTGATAAAAGTAGTAATAAGTTAAACTCTAGTAAAATAAAACAGATGAACTATGTCTTTAAATCAATCCATCATGATATAAATTAAATGCACGTCAAGCAAGCCACCAATAAAGATGTAGGTTAGGTCAGGTTACCTCCCTGGGAAGCGGCAATTTGGACCGCATCACACATTGCTAAACCCCTATTCCGTCACCTTAAGAAGTACGGTTggcgaaaattaaaaaaattattacaccccGTGTATTTTGAAAGGCATATGTCAGCAGAATTCTTGAAGGATCTTGTGTGATCATGTaagggaaaattaaaaaaaataataattcatgtgtTTGTTCAAAACAAAACCTTACATGTACAGAGCTTTGCTCCTTTGAAGGATCAGAATTATGTAAAATTCCTTGACAGATGAACCAGAAGAAGGCAAGACCTTTGGCAAATTAAACGTTTGGGGTATTAGcttcaattaaaaacaacatttatcatttattgccGAGGTTAAATGTCACCCGGCAAAGTAAGTACTGTAATTTTAACGGATCTTGTATAAAaaacaagtgtttgaaaaacGCCACTTTTCAGAATTTATCGATAACTAAGTAATAAGttccttttattttttacattttcgagaTAATGCATTGTTAATTGATTTGAAAGACATGTCTTATctgaaatttaattcaaaatgctgcttatatatttcaattttgaaacaGTATGTTGATCTTTgactttgattttgatttatgcaaaactgttaccacttttctttttgacgacatcgataccaaaaatacttattttgccgaatccaatgatatataatatagccacatagtatgtttgacgattaaatctttaaaaaaaattaggtcTGGTCACCTTACTATTGTGTATGCATTGAAATATAATgaagataacattgattttttaCCGTAAATTTGAAAACACATCATTCCTGAGGTATCCCCACAAAACACATGGCTATTTTGTAACGATGGATGGTTACGTATAGCCATTTTATAACAGTGAATCTCATTGGATAAGCTACCCTTCACAATACATAATATGAAAACTGACGATTGGATACGCAATTGCGTCAGCTCTTAAATTGGTGGAAAAATGTAAACATTAGAATTCGCCATTTTGACGAAGgaaacaaataattttcaatCTTGGATTACAGGATGTTGCTCACATTGCCAGCGTATCATGCATAACCAGGCCTGtgcaaatatatcttttaattagttttatacatttacttttctatgtttaagttaatttaatgttttttttactacAGAACGGAACATCGTTCTCAAGGATGCCGTAGAAAAAAAGGTGGCACTGTTTGTGGGtgtaaacattttacatacgggtACTTTTTGTATCGATATATTTACCTTTATCTGTCAGATTGAGGCGTTTGCTGTTGGACTGGACCAATTATTCaaatcaattttgtttaaaaagattGTGAGGACGTGAAGTTTAtagaatggaaagttcaaaaCTATCAACCGAATCAAAAACGACCATCAAAAGCATGTAATTTATCTAAGACATCCAACCCTTAAAATTGGATAATTCCATTATTCTAATAGGTTTTAGTTCAGGAAATTCTGATAAGTATCGTGTTTTAAAAAGTCAAGATGTGATCAGTATAAAGCTCATACATTCATGAATTGCTTAATATAGTTCAAATGATTTATAATATGATGAACTATTTAGATAAGACCTGATTATTTAACGAAGCTTAACAGATGGGTATCATATAGATTGGAAATAACCATAGGAATGGTGATTTTCAAAACATTGAACGAAAgagaaataaatgaaaacaatagtatatatttaagtaaatttaaaCCTCCTGATTGTGTATGAGATTTCCAaacgttcaaaatattttattgaaggAAAGGGTGAATATTGGTAAACCTAATCTAGAGCGGCATCAATATCTATCACAGATAAAGCCCatgcaatgttgttttttttagaggGGAAGAGTACTTTAATATTCCCTGAAAAACAATCCTGAGCTGCTTCGTTAGAAAATGACAAGTCAGCAGAGTCAAGGGCTTTTTTTGACAGAAAACAGAAGTCGAACTTTGTGTAAATGACAGTAGAGAGATATCTTACGCAGATACAAAATGTCGTCCAATTGTGATTATCTCTTTCAGACGagttatatttgataggcaaagAGCTAGATGTTTAAACACAAACTAACGTCTAACCCTTGACGATAACattaattacaaatatattttgcAAGTTAGAAGTGATGGTTATCTCATAACTTTTCtaaattgatttaaacaaaaaaaaaacttactggTGGGCTTTAAGTATTCTTCAATTAATGATACACAGTTTGTAGTacgtaacaatatattaaaacttTTGGACTTTGTACAAAACAATCAATCACGGATGCATTCATTTCCACGAAAAGTTCGTTCATCTCAAATGTCCACCAATAATATATGACCTCTTCAACATTGAACATTGCATAATCAATTCAGACACAAATCAGTATTTAGTGGGTTTAGTATCtaaaaatactaaaataacgaggtccaatgtatcagccgtcatggggtaaaaacgaccaatcgaagaattcaactttatatatagcttatataggacaatgttgttgattaaaacttacaccactccagacccttttgttgtCCACATAATTGATATTGCCAATGATTAataagttccgggtcgaatctgATACCGATACCagtagtatattcacctgttacctattaccctatctgtacgttccgcatctgactgGCGCACCACCATACTGTGTATTtaagattttgctatatacacggctcataaccacagggttgacactactgcATTCAATCATTGTtacattgttccctattgtagtattttaatcagtatgactttctaagatgacaatacaaatcctaaaaatctggacttaaattAAAGCGTATAGGTACAgctttcaatttgttagccgacatgacgtaaaacagcgaatcaaagaattcaactttatttataataaataagacaatggtgttgattaaaaaatactccattccaggtccttttgttttccaaataattaatattaccaataattgataagttccaggtcgacgggttcaaacagaaagattttgagaGCAGAGAAAACAGTGCATCTTATGTAGGAAGAACGACAGCTTATATTGAAATTCATATATGTATTGTAGTATAAGTCATCCCTTCATAATTTCAAGTCGTTTTGTCAATAACTCAATCGTAAAAAGGTGGGACAAACTACATACACAAATTGTTGTTATATGTAGCTTAATATCTTGTATGATATGGAAATTTCAGTCATACTAATAggtttgataaatttaaaaaatcgaaCCAGAATTTAAGGTATGAGATAATGGTTTGTTTTTGTATGAATCACTTGGAAAAAGCATGATAAGTGCGGATAATGAAACATCAGATGCTTGTTTTGTCAGATTATCTTccgcataaacatgataaaagtacaATGATTTTCTGATGAAATCTCATAGACTATCAAATGTCAATTCAActgataaacatttaaaataaaggtCATTTAAATACGTATTGGTAATATTTGTGATAAGATCgagtttcaatgtatgatttatCCAGTGTTAGCCCCGTTCATATTATTGTTTACTAGAAAATACGTCAAATGTTGTAAACTGTAAAGCAGATTTTCGATTATTCTTCCGAAATTTTCCTCAATTTTAACAATGCTTTATAAATTGGATTCATTAATACATTCGATTTCAGATCTCAGCCTTAATTTTTGGGGTAAAGTCATTTGTCGCATGATAGAAATATTCATTTAAGAAATCTgggaaaaaaatagtatttttttcttgttttccaCTTGTCATGTTTGTAGTCATGATGATCTATGTATATATTACATCATCATGTAAGTCATTGTTTAATTCTAAGTCTTTACAACTCTGGTGCAGAGTTGTCAAACACTGATTCCAAATATTCAtagaaatatttagtttttttccaAGTCTCAGCTCCATATAAGAGTATGCATTTGAGTAGAACAAGCGTATTTTGGTCCTGTTAGTGATGTTTTTGCTTTCCAAATTGATTCCATCATATTAAACGCAGTTCTAGCTTTACCAATTTTcatctttatatatttatatggcCACCGATATATTCTACTACGCTTCAAATGTATGTGAAGAAATCCACTACTTCTAAAGCTTTGTTGTTAACTTTCAGACTTGCTAGGGATCTTGTGTTAGACTTTTCGGTTTTAATTGGATTGATGAAAATTCCTGTTTCTTCTGCTCTCTTTTCAAACTTCTCTAGTTTGTCCTGCATTTGTTGGTGGTTGTGGGACAGCAAGGCAATGCCATCGGCAAAGTCTAAATCATCCAGCTGTGTAATAATGGTCAATTGGATCCGTTTCATCTGCCGAATGTGACTTGCTTCATGATCCAGTGAACTACCAGGAGGAATAGCATCTGTGAATGAATTTCAAAGTGTCTCACCAACTGCCACAACACATCTCTATCTAACCTGGCAAAGGCTTTGAAAAGTCGTCAAAATCATGAGAAAAAAGTGAAGAATTGAACTTTTGTGATTGTTCGAGGATGAAGCGTAAGGTTACCTATTTGGTCTGCACATGATCTGTTTTGTCTAAATTCAGCTTGTTTGTCACGCAGCTTTTCATCTTTTGCATTTTCTAGTCGTTTTAACATAACTCTATTCAGAACGTTCCTTGGAGCTGATAGTAGCATTATTCCTCTAATGATTAAATTCCCCTTCTTCTAACGTTTACCATGTGTCCTTCTTTCCTTGGCTTTCTTTTCTcctattgattgtttttttacaGTCCACTGCCAAAGGTTCTTCCAAGGATGGAAtgccaaattttttttacatttgggTCTTGATTTAGCACATTCTCGAAATGGTCAACCCATCGTTTCATTTGCTCTTTATGTCTGTTGAGTGTATTCTCTTCTTTTCTTACCGGTCTTCTTCCTTTCTGGTATTTCCTGGCTGGCAGTTGTATATTGTCATACAGAGCTGTTATGTTGTTTGCTCTGAGTGTTTCTTCTGCTTTTGCTGTCAGTTTGTCTACGAAGGCCCTCTTATATCTCCTTGCACGGGTCCTGACATGCTTGTTAGCTATAGTGTATTCTCTTGATACTGAATACTTTGCTGATCTTGTTTTGCAGTTGTCCAagagtttttttctaatatttttccTTTCTTCAACTTTCACCAGATTGTCTGGCGATATACATGTCTGACGTAGCATATTTTCAAACCAACTGATGTTTCACAAGCTGTCTTGAAAGCATTTTTAATCTCTTGCCAGTGATCTTCTATAGTAACTGATTTTCAGTTGCATTCTGAAATGTTGAATGACGTGATTTTTTGAATACTCAACGGGCATAAATGTTTGAAGGCATTTAAAAGGATAAAACCAAAGGATtccgaaaatttgacaaaaaaatccaaaacatgacgaGCGAACATtcttaaatttgaattttgttacgATTAGGTGATGGTCAGTGGCAGTGACGGCTCTTCATTTAACTCAAACATCTTGTAAACTTCTACCAAACTTCTTGGAGATAAAGACATGGTCTATTAGATTTTTAGTGTTCATGTCTGGAGATGCCTATGTTGCTAAATGACAATTTATTGTGTGGGAAGACTGTTCCACCAATGACCAGATTGTGATTGTGGTTTGAAAAGAGatcttcattttcatttattcCTCCTAGTCCATGTCTTCCCATCACTTGTTTATAACGGTGTTGTCGCTTCCTCCTGGTAGAACCCTTCCTTGATGTCATCTTCTGTGCCATTCAACCTTTGAGTGATGTTTAATGAAATCCTTTTATAT
This window contains:
- the LOC139497731 gene encoding uncharacterized protein; protein product: MLLSAPRNVLNRVMLKRLENAKDEKLRDKQAEFRQNRSCADQIDAIPPGSSLDHEASHIRQMKRIQLTIITQLDDLDFADGIALLSHNHQQMQDKLEKFEKRAEETGIFINPIKTEKSNTRSLASLKVNNKALEVVDFFTYI